A single genomic interval of Megalobrama amblycephala isolate DHTTF-2021 linkage group LG15, ASM1881202v1, whole genome shotgun sequence harbors:
- the prickle1a gene encoding prickle-like protein 1a isoform X1, with protein sequence MRLKLRTCRQGTTGLLEEHCLIRKALNCLKTLLSEQEVFLMNLENSGSFHGAARQLDMEPKVNKLTFGFQRSSTSDDDSGCALEEYAWVPPGLRPEQVQLYFSCLPEDKVPYVNSPGEKYRIKQLLYQLPPHDNEVRYCQSLSEEEKKELHMFSVQRKKEALGRGTLRLLPRTMLHAMCEHCGQNISGGEMVVFASRAGPSQCWHPSCFTCSTCNELLVDLIYFYQDGKVHCGRHHAELLKPRCSSCDEIIFADECTEAEGRHWHMKHFSCFECETILGGQRYIMKDGRPYCCGCFESLYAEYCEACGEHIGVDHAQMTYDGLHWHATDACFSCAQCKSSLLGCPFLPRQGRIYCSKACSLGEDVHASDSSDSAFQSARSRESRRSVKMGKSSRSADQCRQSLLFSPAANYKFPGLSGNADDTLSNKLSQLSFADNHFWRNREEQEAPEDHEEWAEHEDYMTQLLLKFGEHGMFQQPEDTRPTDLWTTDSDVKNKTEPRMSGSGGNGSLASKKYKTDMYWAQSQDGLGDSAYGSHPGPASSRKLQELDLEHGASFKLEDKQWYNDSLECITDELKQAEQNIRDSMDSLALSNITGASVDGDIKEKQLLYSLQKFSGLEHCENTSNMGTLNSSMLHRSTNSLKSLTSELERVEVIEEEEQEQVVPLPEERPKPPHLPVLRRSKSQSKPQQVKFSDDVIDNGRYNDLEVRQPPMSERTRRRAYHFDEQDQQRHRHHHRRRRSRKSRSDNALHLVPKEKARMCFKEDRRQHGPGPNADYRQPPYAHADSDYGLHNQAAERFLRLYGDEDDWCSTCSSSSSESEEEGFFLGQPIPQPRQPRYQYYADELPIGTRTKSKQKRGRKGKNCIIS encoded by the exons ATGAGGCTCAAACTGAGGACATGTAGACAAGGAACCACAGGACTTTTGGAAGAACACTGTTTGATTCGGAAAGCACTGAATTGCCTGAAGACGTTGCTGAGCGAGCAG GAGGTCTTTCTGATGAACCTTGAGAATTCTGGCAGTTTCCACGGTGCCGCGAGGCAGCTGGACATGGAGCCGAAGGTCAACAAGCTCACGTTCGGCTTCCAGCGGAGCTCCACCTCAGATGACGACTCGGGCTGTGCCTTGGAGGAATACGCTTGGGTGCCACCAGGACTTCGACCAGAGCAG GTCCAGCTGTACTTCTCTTGCCTACCTGAGGACAAAGTCCCTTATGTGAACAGCCCCGGGGAAAAATACCGCATCAAGCAGCTCCTGTACCAGCTACCTCCTCATGACAATGAG GTGCGATACTGTCAGTCTCTCAGTGAAGAAGAGAAGAAGGAGCTTCACATGTTTAGTGTGCAGAGAAAGAAAGAGGCCCTTGGGCGAGGAACTCTAAGACTGCTGCCAAGGACGATGCTTCATGCCATGTGTGAACAC TGTGGACAAAACATCAGTGGAGGGGAGATGGTGGTGTTTGCTTCACGAGCAGGACCTAGTCAGTGTTGGCATCCATCGTGCTTCACATGTTCCACCTGCAATGAACTCCTGGTTGATCTCATTTACTTCTACCAGGACGGGAAGGTCCATTGTGGACGGCATCATGCTGAATTGCTAAAGCCACGCTGTTCCTCCTGTGATGAG ATAATTTTTGCGGACGAGTGCACAGAGGCAGAGGGTCGTCACTGGCATATGAAGCACTTTTCCTGCTTTGAATGCGAGACCATCCTGGGTGGTCAACGGTACATCATGAAGGATGGTCGGCCCTATTGCTGCGGTTGCTTCGAGTCTCTGTACGCGGAATACTGTGAGGCCTGTGGCGAACACATCG gGGTGGACCATGCCCAAATGACGTATGATGGTCTTCACTGGCACGCCACAGATGCTTGTTTTAGCTGTGCTCAGTGCAAGAGCTCCTTGCTCGGTTGTCCCTTTCTACCCAGACAAGGCAGGATCTACTGTTCCAAGGCCTGTAGTCTAGGGGAGGACGTCCAcgcctctgattcttctgattcAGCCTTTCAGTCTGCAAGATCTCGGGAATCACGGCGCAGTGTGAAGATGGGAAAAAGCAGCCGCTCCGCGGACCAATGTCGACAGTCTCTTCTCTTTTCACCTGCAGCCAATTACAAGTTCCCCGGACTCTCAGGGAATGCTGATGACACCTTGTCCAACAAGCTGTCACAGCTAAGCTTTGCAGACAACCACTTCTGGAGGAACAGGGAGGAGCAGGAAGCTCCCGAGGACCACGAGGAATGGGCCGAGCATGAGGACTACATGACCCAGCTCTTGCTCAAGTTTGGTGAACATGGAATGTTCCAGCAGCCGGAGGACACTAGGCCAACTGACCTCTGGACGACTGACTCTGATGTCAAAAACAAGACTGAGCCAAGGATGTCAGGCAGTGGTGGGAATGGCAGTCTGGCCAGTAAAAAGTACAAGACAGACATGTACTGGGCACAGTCCCAGGATGGACTAGGTGACTCTGCATATGGTAGTCACCCTGGACCTGCAAGCAGTAGAAAGCTCCAGGAGCTTGATTTGGAGCATGGAGCCAGCTTTAAGCTTGAAGATAAACAGTGGTATAATGACTCATTGGAGTGTATCACGGATGAACTTAAGCAAGCAGAGCAGAACATCAGAGACTCAATGGACTCCTTGGCGCTCTCCAACATCACAG GTGCTTCGGTTGACGGGGATATAAAAGAGAAACAGTTGCTCTACTCATTACAAAAGTTCTCTGGGCTTGAACACTGTGAGAACACCAGCAACATGGGTACTCTGAATTCATCAATGCTGCACAGAAGCACCAACTCCCTGAAAAGCCTCACATCTGAGCTTGAGCGTGTGGAGGTTATTGAAGAGGAGGAACAGGAGCAGGTGGTTCCTCTTCCAGAGGAGAGGCCCAAACCACCTCACTTACCTGTCTTAAGAAGGTCCAAGTCCCAGTCCAAACCTCAGCAGGTAAAGTTTTCAGATGATGTTATAGATAACGGACGATATAATGACCTGGAGGTGCGGCAGCCTCCCATGAGCGAACGTACTCGTAGACGAGCATACCACTTTGACGAGCAAGACCAGCAGCGCCACCGGCATCACCACAGGCGAAGGAGGAGTCGCAAGTCTCGTTCGGACAATGCTCTTCACTTGGTGCCCAAAGAAAAGGCCCGTATGTGCTTTAAGGAGGACCGTCGCCAGCACGGGCCGGGTCCCAATGCTGACTACAGACAGCCTCCTTATGCCCACGCTGACTCTGACTATGGTTTGCACAACCAGGCGGCAGAGAGGTTTTTACGTCTTTACGGGGACGAAGACGACTGGTGCTCTACCTGTTCCTCTTCATCATCTGAATCAGAGGAGGAAGGTTTTTTCCTGGGCCAGCCTATTCCACAACCAAGACAACCTCGGTACCAATATTATGCTGATGAACTTCCCATCGGCACAAGGACAAAGTCCAAACAGAAGAGAGGACGAAAGGGCAAAAACTGTATAATTTCATAG
- the prickle1a gene encoding prickle-like protein 1a isoform X2: MNLENSGSFHGAARQLDMEPKVNKLTFGFQRSSTSDDDSGCALEEYAWVPPGLRPEQVQLYFSCLPEDKVPYVNSPGEKYRIKQLLYQLPPHDNEVRYCQSLSEEEKKELHMFSVQRKKEALGRGTLRLLPRTMLHAMCEHCGQNISGGEMVVFASRAGPSQCWHPSCFTCSTCNELLVDLIYFYQDGKVHCGRHHAELLKPRCSSCDEIIFADECTEAEGRHWHMKHFSCFECETILGGQRYIMKDGRPYCCGCFESLYAEYCEACGEHIGVDHAQMTYDGLHWHATDACFSCAQCKSSLLGCPFLPRQGRIYCSKACSLGEDVHASDSSDSAFQSARSRESRRSVKMGKSSRSADQCRQSLLFSPAANYKFPGLSGNADDTLSNKLSQLSFADNHFWRNREEQEAPEDHEEWAEHEDYMTQLLLKFGEHGMFQQPEDTRPTDLWTTDSDVKNKTEPRMSGSGGNGSLASKKYKTDMYWAQSQDGLGDSAYGSHPGPASSRKLQELDLEHGASFKLEDKQWYNDSLECITDELKQAEQNIRDSMDSLALSNITGASVDGDIKEKQLLYSLQKFSGLEHCENTSNMGTLNSSMLHRSTNSLKSLTSELERVEVIEEEEQEQVVPLPEERPKPPHLPVLRRSKSQSKPQQVKFSDDVIDNGRYNDLEVRQPPMSERTRRRAYHFDEQDQQRHRHHHRRRRSRKSRSDNALHLVPKEKARMCFKEDRRQHGPGPNADYRQPPYAHADSDYGLHNQAAERFLRLYGDEDDWCSTCSSSSSESEEEGFFLGQPIPQPRQPRYQYYADELPIGTRTKSKQKRGRKGKNCIIS, from the exons ATGAACCTTGAGAATTCTGGCAGTTTCCACGGTGCCGCGAGGCAGCTGGACATGGAGCCGAAGGTCAACAAGCTCACGTTCGGCTTCCAGCGGAGCTCCACCTCAGATGACGACTCGGGCTGTGCCTTGGAGGAATACGCTTGGGTGCCACCAGGACTTCGACCAGAGCAG GTCCAGCTGTACTTCTCTTGCCTACCTGAGGACAAAGTCCCTTATGTGAACAGCCCCGGGGAAAAATACCGCATCAAGCAGCTCCTGTACCAGCTACCTCCTCATGACAATGAG GTGCGATACTGTCAGTCTCTCAGTGAAGAAGAGAAGAAGGAGCTTCACATGTTTAGTGTGCAGAGAAAGAAAGAGGCCCTTGGGCGAGGAACTCTAAGACTGCTGCCAAGGACGATGCTTCATGCCATGTGTGAACAC TGTGGACAAAACATCAGTGGAGGGGAGATGGTGGTGTTTGCTTCACGAGCAGGACCTAGTCAGTGTTGGCATCCATCGTGCTTCACATGTTCCACCTGCAATGAACTCCTGGTTGATCTCATTTACTTCTACCAGGACGGGAAGGTCCATTGTGGACGGCATCATGCTGAATTGCTAAAGCCACGCTGTTCCTCCTGTGATGAG ATAATTTTTGCGGACGAGTGCACAGAGGCAGAGGGTCGTCACTGGCATATGAAGCACTTTTCCTGCTTTGAATGCGAGACCATCCTGGGTGGTCAACGGTACATCATGAAGGATGGTCGGCCCTATTGCTGCGGTTGCTTCGAGTCTCTGTACGCGGAATACTGTGAGGCCTGTGGCGAACACATCG gGGTGGACCATGCCCAAATGACGTATGATGGTCTTCACTGGCACGCCACAGATGCTTGTTTTAGCTGTGCTCAGTGCAAGAGCTCCTTGCTCGGTTGTCCCTTTCTACCCAGACAAGGCAGGATCTACTGTTCCAAGGCCTGTAGTCTAGGGGAGGACGTCCAcgcctctgattcttctgattcAGCCTTTCAGTCTGCAAGATCTCGGGAATCACGGCGCAGTGTGAAGATGGGAAAAAGCAGCCGCTCCGCGGACCAATGTCGACAGTCTCTTCTCTTTTCACCTGCAGCCAATTACAAGTTCCCCGGACTCTCAGGGAATGCTGATGACACCTTGTCCAACAAGCTGTCACAGCTAAGCTTTGCAGACAACCACTTCTGGAGGAACAGGGAGGAGCAGGAAGCTCCCGAGGACCACGAGGAATGGGCCGAGCATGAGGACTACATGACCCAGCTCTTGCTCAAGTTTGGTGAACATGGAATGTTCCAGCAGCCGGAGGACACTAGGCCAACTGACCTCTGGACGACTGACTCTGATGTCAAAAACAAGACTGAGCCAAGGATGTCAGGCAGTGGTGGGAATGGCAGTCTGGCCAGTAAAAAGTACAAGACAGACATGTACTGGGCACAGTCCCAGGATGGACTAGGTGACTCTGCATATGGTAGTCACCCTGGACCTGCAAGCAGTAGAAAGCTCCAGGAGCTTGATTTGGAGCATGGAGCCAGCTTTAAGCTTGAAGATAAACAGTGGTATAATGACTCATTGGAGTGTATCACGGATGAACTTAAGCAAGCAGAGCAGAACATCAGAGACTCAATGGACTCCTTGGCGCTCTCCAACATCACAG GTGCTTCGGTTGACGGGGATATAAAAGAGAAACAGTTGCTCTACTCATTACAAAAGTTCTCTGGGCTTGAACACTGTGAGAACACCAGCAACATGGGTACTCTGAATTCATCAATGCTGCACAGAAGCACCAACTCCCTGAAAAGCCTCACATCTGAGCTTGAGCGTGTGGAGGTTATTGAAGAGGAGGAACAGGAGCAGGTGGTTCCTCTTCCAGAGGAGAGGCCCAAACCACCTCACTTACCTGTCTTAAGAAGGTCCAAGTCCCAGTCCAAACCTCAGCAGGTAAAGTTTTCAGATGATGTTATAGATAACGGACGATATAATGACCTGGAGGTGCGGCAGCCTCCCATGAGCGAACGTACTCGTAGACGAGCATACCACTTTGACGAGCAAGACCAGCAGCGCCACCGGCATCACCACAGGCGAAGGAGGAGTCGCAAGTCTCGTTCGGACAATGCTCTTCACTTGGTGCCCAAAGAAAAGGCCCGTATGTGCTTTAAGGAGGACCGTCGCCAGCACGGGCCGGGTCCCAATGCTGACTACAGACAGCCTCCTTATGCCCACGCTGACTCTGACTATGGTTTGCACAACCAGGCGGCAGAGAGGTTTTTACGTCTTTACGGGGACGAAGACGACTGGTGCTCTACCTGTTCCTCTTCATCATCTGAATCAGAGGAGGAAGGTTTTTTCCTGGGCCAGCCTATTCCACAACCAAGACAACCTCGGTACCAATATTATGCTGATGAACTTCCCATCGGCACAAGGACAAAGTCCAAACAGAAGAGAGGACGAAAGGGCAAAAACTGTATAATTTCATAG